The following proteins are encoded in a genomic region of Flammeovirga pectinis:
- a CDS encoding caspase family protein, producing MMKNLSLLLLILLTFTIQDTYAKKIALIIGIDKYVPDNPSSETITWRNLNGAVRDANAMSNVLKCKYQFDEIKLLDTPEQTTTAGLKAAFKWLTNNTNPDDVVFFYYAGHGSQVENSQHFEADKTQECIVPSDAYKGEQSYILDTELNAFLLSLTDKKAVVTAIFDSCHSGSVSRNAITAATPVSRSLNHKFPDIKTTVPKTIPPATRGALIISAAQNNETASETVNTEGLPQGAFTDAFLQAINTSSSVEDVATLEKRIRSLLRFSGKVQTPTFEGQEDRMTKSLFGGAATGSDNPLLFVEKIDATTGELKLLGGAALKISKGTTLKNDKGIELEISSLDGMTNSYAKVTSGDLEGIKEGDAFEVKVWSHPSRPNLVVWSAKSDLDDATITSLGKELSSLSSSKIQLIKPWEVGTHTLAYDEVAKTWIVSNTCGNLTTINKISANEVKKAIESSACNGNSTAKLLVTLPLSSSQYDKLSKELSQTATKLSGTSVDASYILSGFIAEGKLKYAWTLQSANAQSDEVKTLPLFSDPVPVTKEAFSYTLQDQAQKIGAIKKWMTLHSPPNMAFPYDLCLQNLDDNSIVDGGKIYEGQNMRLAFKKNPALFERWKKKNMFLYVFMIDDSGAMQLLLPFDFSDNKSDNILEGYEKDVVPVNLEGNFIEFTVEGTGVDKMFLLASEEAIPNPEQLFNVHGVRSTRSAASSDPLMSLLSSINSNTRGLSMKPRKVKTVWSISSKTFESTITE from the coding sequence ATGATGAAAAACTTATCCTTACTACTGTTAATTCTTCTAACATTCACAATTCAAGATACCTATGCAAAAAAGATTGCTTTAATTATAGGTATAGATAAATATGTTCCTGATAATCCATCATCAGAAACTATTACATGGCGAAATTTAAATGGTGCTGTTAGAGATGCTAATGCTATGTCTAACGTATTAAAATGTAAATATCAGTTTGATGAAATTAAGTTATTAGACACGCCTGAACAAACAACTACAGCAGGTTTAAAAGCTGCATTTAAATGGTTAACAAATAATACTAATCCAGATGATGTTGTATTTTTCTATTATGCGGGTCATGGATCTCAGGTAGAAAATAGTCAACATTTTGAGGCAGATAAAACACAAGAGTGTATTGTTCCTTCGGATGCTTATAAAGGCGAACAAAGCTACATACTCGATACAGAATTAAATGCTTTTCTTTTAAGCCTAACTGATAAAAAAGCAGTTGTTACAGCTATTTTTGATAGTTGCCATAGTGGTTCTGTAAGTAGAAATGCAATTACTGCTGCCACACCCGTATCTAGAAGTTTAAACCATAAGTTTCCTGATATTAAAACAACTGTACCTAAAACAATACCACCAGCAACAAGAGGTGCTTTAATTATCTCTGCTGCACAAAATAACGAGACTGCTTCTGAAACAGTAAATACAGAAGGATTACCTCAAGGAGCTTTTACAGATGCATTTTTACAAGCAATAAATACTTCTTCTTCTGTAGAGGATGTTGCTACATTAGAAAAGAGAATCCGTTCTTTGTTACGCTTTAGTGGTAAAGTACAAACACCTACTTTTGAAGGACAAGAAGATAGAATGACTAAATCTTTATTTGGTGGTGCTGCAACAGGTTCTGACAATCCTCTTCTTTTTGTTGAAAAAATTGATGCTACTACTGGTGAGTTGAAGTTGTTAGGGGGTGCTGCTTTAAAAATTAGCAAAGGAACAACACTTAAAAACGATAAAGGAATTGAATTAGAAATATCTTCTTTAGATGGCATGACCAACTCTTACGCTAAAGTTACTTCTGGCGATTTAGAGGGAATTAAAGAAGGTGATGCTTTTGAGGTTAAAGTTTGGTCGCATCCAAGTAGACCTAATTTAGTAGTTTGGTCTGCTAAAAGTGATTTAGATGATGCTACAATTACTTCTTTAGGTAAAGAGTTAAGTAGCTTAAGTTCTTCTAAAATTCAATTAATTAAACCTTGGGAAGTGGGTACACACACACTTGCATATGATGAAGTTGCAAAAACATGGATTGTTTCTAATACATGTGGTAATCTTACTACCATCAATAAAATATCTGCAAATGAGGTTAAAAAGGCGATTGAATCAAGTGCTTGTAATGGAAATAGTACGGCTAAATTATTAGTCACATTACCGCTATCTTCTTCTCAGTATGATAAATTGTCTAAAGAATTATCTCAGACAGCTACAAAACTATCGGGTACGAGTGTAGATGCTTCTTATATCTTAAGCGGGTTTATCGCCGAAGGCAAATTAAAATATGCATGGACTTTACAATCTGCAAATGCACAATCTGATGAAGTAAAAACATTACCTTTATTCTCTGATCCCGTACCTGTAACTAAAGAGGCTTTCTCTTATACTTTACAAGATCAGGCGCAGAAAATTGGAGCTATTAAGAAATGGATGACACTGCATTCTCCTCCAAACATGGCCTTTCCATATGATCTGTGTCTACAAAATTTAGATGACAACTCTATTGTAGATGGAGGTAAAATATATGAAGGGCAAAACATGAGATTGGCTTTTAAAAAGAACCCTGCCTTATTTGAAAGATGGAAAAAGAAAAATATGTTCTTATATGTCTTCATGATTGATGACTCTGGAGCAATGCAATTATTATTACCTTTTGATTTTTCAGACAATAAATCTGATAATATTTTAGAGGGATACGAAAAAGATGTTGTTCCTGTAAACCTTGAAGGTAATTTTATAGAATTTACTGTTGAAGGTACTGGGGTTGATAAAATGTTCTTATTAGCCTCTGAAGAAGCTATTCCAAATCCAGAACAATTATTTAATGTACATGGAGTAAGATCTACTAGATCTGCAGCTAGTTCTGACCCATTAATGAGCTTACTTTCTAGTATTAATTCTAATACTAGAGGGCTATCTATGAAACCTAGAAAAGTAAAAACAGTTTGGAGTATTAGCTCTAAAACTTTTGAATCTACAATTACTGAATAA
- the thrC gene encoding threonine synthase encodes MIYYSTKRQAEEASLKKALFKGLPEDNGLYMPEQIAKLPQSFFDNIGEMSFQDIAFEVTNALLGEDVPTEEIRKIVDEAVNFDAPIVKVVDQIYSLELFHGPTLAFKDFGARFMSRLMAYFLEKGEKLHILVATSGDTGSAVAQGFFGVEGIQVTILYPKGKVSPIQEQQLTTNGGNIKAVEIEGTFDDCQKLVKEAFLDRELSEALNLTSANSINISRLIPQSFYYFNAFAQLKREGFKKVVFCTPSGNFGNLCGGLIANRMGLKVENFIAATNANKVVPVYLKTEIFQPKPSTATISNAMDVGNPSNFPRLLELNGNSFEKLTKKVSGAYFNDEETKKTMKAVFDETGYVMCPHSAIGYQALQDYIKEQGGLGKKTAGVFLATAHPVKFVEIVEPVINQKIEIPQRLQDIIDRPKVATLLPVDFKLFKEYLLSEVEAV; translated from the coding sequence ATGATCTATTATAGTACTAAACGACAAGCAGAAGAAGCTAGCTTAAAAAAAGCACTCTTCAAAGGTTTACCAGAGGACAATGGTTTATATATGCCTGAGCAAATTGCAAAGTTGCCTCAAAGCTTTTTTGATAACATTGGAGAAATGTCTTTTCAAGATATTGCATTTGAAGTAACAAATGCATTGTTAGGAGAAGATGTGCCTACAGAAGAAATTCGTAAAATTGTAGACGAAGCTGTAAATTTTGATGCTCCAATCGTAAAAGTAGTAGATCAAATTTATTCTCTAGAATTATTTCACGGACCAACGTTAGCATTCAAAGATTTTGGTGCTCGTTTTATGTCTCGTTTAATGGCTTACTTCTTAGAGAAAGGAGAAAAATTACATATTCTTGTTGCAACATCTGGAGATACAGGTAGTGCAGTAGCACAAGGTTTCTTTGGTGTTGAGGGCATTCAAGTTACTATCCTTTACCCTAAAGGAAAAGTAAGCCCTATACAAGAACAACAACTGACAACGAATGGCGGAAATATTAAAGCTGTCGAAATTGAAGGAACGTTTGATGATTGCCAAAAATTGGTAAAAGAAGCATTCCTAGATAGAGAATTAAGTGAGGCTTTAAATTTAACATCTGCCAACTCTATAAATATTAGCCGATTGATTCCTCAGTCGTTCTATTATTTTAATGCTTTTGCTCAATTAAAGAGAGAGGGCTTTAAAAAAGTAGTATTCTGTACACCAAGTGGTAACTTTGGTAATTTATGCGGTGGCTTAATAGCAAATAGAATGGGACTTAAAGTGGAAAACTTTATTGCCGCTACTAATGCTAACAAAGTAGTTCCTGTTTATTTAAAAACGGAAATTTTCCAACCAAAACCATCTACAGCAACAATTTCTAATGCTATGGATGTGGGTAACCCAAGTAACTTTCCTCGTTTATTAGAGTTAAATGGTAACTCTTTTGAGAAATTAACGAAGAAGGTATCTGGTGCTTATTTTAACGACGAAGAGACAAAAAAAACAATGAAAGCGGTATTTGATGAGACTGGATACGTAATGTGTCCTCACTCAGCAATTGGGTACCAAGCTTTACAAGATTATATTAAAGAACAAGGCGGACTTGGTAAGAAAACAGCAGGTGTATTCTTAGCAACAGCTCACCCTGTTAAGTTTGTAGAAATCGTTGAGCCGGTTATCAACCAAAAGATTGAAATTCCTCAACGTCTTCAAGATATTATTGATAGACCAAAAGTAGCTACTTTATTACCTGTCGATTTTAAATTATTCAAAGAGTATTTATTATCTGAGGTAGAAGCAGTGTAG
- a CDS encoding helix-turn-helix domain-containing protein, with product MIDVTIKDRTEWLFTIAKILHVNLEEGQDTFIFDNEVGKGDVFYKTIEDGIIIRGLNFNLKQDVSFKEEPRKVSSSLILDFSFQGYPKGTVFLEQPQLVIEQSKQVLMYTDNSTIIGRFIKGEPRSFMAIEIKFDWLKRNFKDFFKKHPKFNDGLYSDRAVLSTLPYGLSHQETLEQLMFKDYAPEITKPVYKGLVLIIVADILYQIVSNEDQQNKYSFSVEIQKELDELDAYIKLNLDKEITVEDLCKKIGYSKTKLHGLFKKYFKYSMYDYIKHLRLKKSQSLLVTTELPIADIANRVGYQSIPHFTNRFKKEIGVTPTEYRKGYNRDSLS from the coding sequence ATGATTGATGTAACTATAAAAGATAGGACCGAGTGGCTTTTTACAATTGCTAAAATCTTGCATGTAAACCTAGAAGAAGGACAAGACACTTTCATTTTTGATAATGAAGTAGGCAAGGGTGATGTTTTTTATAAAACTATTGAGGACGGTATTATTATCAGAGGTTTAAATTTTAACCTTAAACAAGATGTATCATTTAAAGAAGAACCTAGAAAAGTGTCCTCTTCTTTAATTCTTGATTTTTCTTTTCAAGGATACCCAAAAGGAACAGTATTTTTAGAACAACCTCAATTAGTAATTGAACAGAGTAAGCAAGTACTGATGTACACTGATAATTCGACAATAATTGGTCGCTTTATTAAAGGAGAACCTAGGAGTTTTATGGCAATTGAAATCAAATTTGATTGGTTGAAAAGAAACTTTAAAGATTTTTTTAAAAAACATCCTAAGTTTAATGATGGCCTTTATTCTGATAGAGCAGTGCTATCGACTTTACCTTATGGATTATCACATCAAGAAACTTTAGAGCAATTAATGTTTAAAGACTATGCTCCAGAAATTACCAAGCCAGTGTATAAAGGATTGGTACTTATTATCGTAGCAGATATTTTATATCAAATTGTTTCTAACGAGGATCAACAAAATAAATATTCTTTTAGTGTAGAAATACAAAAAGAATTAGATGAGTTAGATGCATATATCAAATTAAATCTTGACAAAGAAATTACAGTCGAAGACCTATGTAAAAAGATAGGTTATTCAAAAACTAAGCTTCATGGTTTATTTAAAAAGTATTTCAAATATTCTATGTATGATTACATTAAACACCTAAGACTAAAAAAATCTCAATCTTTATTAGTGACAACAGAACTTCCTATTGCTGATATTGCTAATAGGGTTGGATATCAATCAATTCCTCATTTCACAAACAGATTTAAAAAAGAAATTGGTGTAACACCAACAGAATATAGAAAAGGGTATAATCGCGATAGTTTAAGCTAA
- a CDS encoding DUF3302 domain-containing protein, producing MKKKISFSFMFLMYALMILPTNAFAMVSPDKVNTIADIMSWVVICVVPVVGAIVFWKIHVIPEEIAKKRNHPQADSIHIMCLLSLIMGGMLWPVALIWAYSNPHQVHVTDIKEFGVNADDSDDEIQKEIKETEVA from the coding sequence ATGAAAAAGAAAATATCGTTCTCCTTTATGTTTTTAATGTATGCTTTGATGATACTACCTACAAATGCTTTCGCAATGGTAAGTCCTGACAAGGTAAATACAATAGCTGATATTATGTCATGGGTAGTAATTTGTGTAGTACCTGTAGTTGGTGCTATTGTATTCTGGAAGATTCATGTTATTCCAGAAGAAATTGCTAAAAAGAGAAATCATCCTCAAGCTGATTCTATTCATATTATGTGTTTGTTGTCTTTAATTATGGGAGGTATGTTATGGCCAGTTGCATTAATCTGGGCATATTCTAATCCACATCAAGTTCACGTTACAGATATTAAAGAATTTGGTGTAAATGCAGATGATTCTGATGATGAAATCCAGAAGGAAATAAAAGAAACAGAGGTAGCATAA
- a CDS encoding HlyD family secretion protein, with translation MVDLILIVYCLIVWLVFIKFKLLAWNTTSKLIVFIIPVVGITGLILAMNIFMPSSDDVRVYNKTVQIKANVRGRVQDVLVQENSRVNKGDTLFVIEQEPFLAQISGLKASIKKAEAAVSVQYKNVEALQASRRAIEAQLDLARTRESQFQELVDAGAGNRFDLEQAENNVKQLDAQLAQIKAQEASILANIRAEYNGKQVSVAELVAKLEKAEWDLEQTIVKAPLDAMVVNLQLRPGAMALPLTDLMTLVEGRQNIMASFDQNELHKIQEGNEVDLTFVTRPGEIIPAKVESVVWASSRGQLLPSGKVPQVDQDLQKRGKYLVKFTTNEDAHIPMGANGSVAVYTSTLEPFYIIRKVMIRLSAKVNYLILKAH, from the coding sequence ATGGTAGATTTAATATTAATCGTTTATTGCCTAATTGTTTGGCTAGTATTTATAAAATTTAAATTGTTAGCATGGAATACTACATCTAAGCTAATTGTATTTATTATCCCAGTTGTTGGAATAACAGGTTTAATTCTAGCAATGAACATATTTATGCCTTCTTCGGATGATGTTCGTGTTTATAACAAAACCGTTCAGATAAAAGCCAATGTAAGAGGTAGAGTACAAGATGTACTAGTACAAGAAAACTCTAGAGTAAACAAAGGAGATACTCTTTTTGTAATAGAACAAGAACCATTTTTAGCTCAGATTTCAGGTTTAAAAGCTTCAATCAAAAAAGCAGAAGCTGCAGTAAGCGTTCAATATAAAAATGTAGAAGCATTACAAGCATCTAGAAGAGCAATTGAAGCACAATTAGATTTAGCTAGAACACGTGAAAGTCAGTTTCAAGAATTGGTAGATGCTGGTGCAGGAAACCGATTTGATTTAGAGCAGGCAGAAAATAATGTGAAACAATTAGATGCACAATTGGCACAAATTAAAGCACAAGAGGCTTCTATTTTAGCAAATATTCGTGCAGAATATAACGGTAAACAAGTTTCTGTTGCAGAGTTAGTTGCTAAACTAGAGAAAGCAGAATGGGATTTAGAACAAACCATTGTTAAAGCACCTTTAGATGCAATGGTTGTCAATTTACAGTTAAGACCTGGAGCAATGGCACTGCCATTAACAGACTTAATGACATTAGTAGAAGGACGTCAGAATATAATGGCATCTTTTGATCAGAATGAATTACACAAAATCCAAGAGGGTAATGAGGTTGATTTGACATTCGTAACTCGTCCTGGAGAAATTATACCAGCAAAAGTAGAATCAGTAGTTTGGGCATCGAGTAGAGGTCAGTTATTACCAAGTGGTAAAGTACCTCAAGTTGATCAAGACTTACAGAAAAGAGGAAAGTATTTAGTGAAATTCACTACAAATGAAGATGCACATATTCCAATGGGAGCTAATGGTTCTGTAGCGGTTTATACATCAACTTTAGAGCCTTTCTATATCATTCGTAAAGTTATGATTAGACTTTCTGCTAAGGTGAACTATCTGATTTTAAAAGCTCACTAA
- a CDS encoding TolC family protein has translation MKLLTKLALTLGATLAFSGCIKLKDAPTSDKIKEDNTALENMKIPNDWVFQEMDSAQVDLSWAKEWETAEIDSIIAEGYKYNADINIAASRIEQANKGLKIAKSRLLPIIGAGGTAGYNFPTQGAAPGYGMVNMSWEADLWGKLRYAKKGTETMIYSAEYAQQKLEQVLAASIAKAWYTAVFIKQQKDLVNQAIEATEKMTSLNEARFAIGAAKESDVLQMNAQEAKFREKLVELEQVEKDTKRSIELLVGRYPKGEIEVAAALPEIEMEVPENLPMSMLENRPEIMISQYSVQQAFYNKEVAKAARWPKVSINSSFGGVNSTLQGMMHLSNPIFSLGASLTTPIFSWGAIKANIAIQDENQKQAVLYYAKSYLNALSEVETSLNGIDAVEGRFEQSSIALQNLERTYELSELQYKIGNENMFTLLQKQLQLLNEGTNQLNLKYQKISQRINLYLALGGDYVDVSAS, from the coding sequence ATGAAGTTATTAACCAAATTAGCATTGACACTTGGAGCTACTTTAGCTTTTAGTGGATGTATCAAACTGAAAGATGCACCAACGTCAGATAAAATTAAAGAAGACAATACTGCATTAGAAAATATGAAAATACCTAATGATTGGGTATTTCAGGAAATGGATTCTGCACAAGTAGATCTTTCTTGGGCAAAAGAATGGGAAACCGCTGAAATAGACTCAATCATTGCTGAAGGATACAAGTATAATGCAGATATTAATATTGCAGCTTCTAGAATAGAACAGGCAAATAAAGGTTTGAAAATAGCTAAATCTCGATTGTTACCAATTATTGGTGCAGGAGGTACTGCAGGCTATAATTTCCCTACTCAAGGTGCAGCTCCAGGTTATGGAATGGTAAATATGTCGTGGGAAGCAGATTTATGGGGTAAGCTTCGTTATGCTAAAAAAGGTACAGAAACGATGATTTATTCTGCAGAATATGCACAGCAGAAATTAGAACAAGTATTGGCAGCATCAATTGCTAAAGCTTGGTACACTGCAGTGTTTATAAAGCAGCAAAAAGATTTAGTAAACCAAGCAATCGAAGCTACTGAAAAGATGACATCTTTAAACGAAGCTCGTTTTGCTATTGGAGCAGCTAAAGAATCTGATGTTTTACAAATGAATGCTCAAGAGGCTAAGTTTAGAGAAAAATTAGTTGAACTTGAACAAGTTGAAAAAGATACAAAACGTTCCATTGAACTTCTTGTAGGTAGATACCCTAAAGGAGAAATTGAAGTAGCTGCAGCATTACCAGAAATAGAAATGGAAGTGCCAGAAAACTTACCAATGAGTATGTTAGAAAATCGTCCTGAGATTATGATTAGCCAGTACTCAGTACAACAAGCTTTTTATAATAAAGAAGTAGCCAAAGCCGCACGTTGGCCAAAAGTAAGTATCAATTCTTCTTTTGGAGGGGTTAACTCTACTTTACAAGGAATGATGCATTTATCGAATCCAATTTTCTCTTTAGGAGCAAGCCTTACAACACCAATTTTTAGTTGGGGTGCAATTAAGGCAAATATTGCAATTCAAGATGAAAATCAGAAACAAGCTGTTTTATATTATGCAAAATCGTATTTAAATGCTTTAAGTGAAGTAGAGACAAGCTTAAATGGAATTGATGCAGTTGAAGGTCGCTTTGAGCAATCATCAATTGCTTTACAAAACTTAGAACGTACATACGAGTTGTCTGAGTTACAATATAAAATTGGTAACGAGAACATGTTTACGTTACTTCAAAAACAGCTTCAATTGTTAAATGAAGGAACAAATCAGTTGAATTTAAAGTATCAAAAAATTTCTCAACGTATTAATCTATACCTTGCTTTAGGTGGAGATTATGTAGATGTGAGTGCTAGTTAA
- a CDS encoding S9 family peptidase, which yields MKKRLLLLIGLMCLSFANTFAQTKEISLENIWAEYKFYPKSVNAVRWMKAGQFYTKLNSNKIIKNDVTTGKEVETILDGSTLSPQVSIGDYVFSADEKQVLLMTEKESIYRRSFKAEYYVYDFISKKLSKLSENGKQSYATFSPDGKKVAFARENNMFVVDLSSMEETQLTTDGKFNHIINGSADWVYEEEFSMAKAFFWAPDSKKIAYQTFNETEVPEYNMQIWGNLYPQDYKFKYPKAGEKNSVVSVSIIDLENNNTHKSVDIGNETDIYIPRVQWTADAAVLSIIRMNRLQNKLEILHANATSGESKVVLSEQNKTYVDMDYCDDLTYLKDGKHFIYTSEVSGYKHIYLYTVEGKMVRQITNGEWEVSELVGINEASKKAVIYYISNEVASLDRDFYAIDIYGKKKTRLSTKNGQTHVNMSNDFSYYISKHSSSEEVATTSLYKTKKNQLIKVLEDNAAFKELIAEYGFVGKEHFTFTTEDDIELYGYMLKPANFDAAKKYPVLMFQYSGPGSNQVANSWGGGNFAWHQMLTQKGYIVCVVDGRGTGSRGKEFKHSTYAQLGKLEALDQIQTAKWLGKQNYVDAGRIGIWGWSFGGYMTSLCMFTGADYFKMGIAVAPVTTWRYYDSIYTERYLKTPQDNPTGYDDNSPIHHTDKLKGKFLLIHGTGDDNVHVQNAIDLSNALIKSGKQFNEFFYPNRNHGIYGGNTRLHLYVQMTNFVMDNL from the coding sequence ATGAAAAAACGATTATTACTTTTAATCGGGTTAATGTGCCTATCATTTGCAAATACCTTTGCACAGACTAAAGAAATCAGTTTAGAAAACATCTGGGCAGAATATAAATTCTATCCCAAGTCGGTAAATGCCGTACGTTGGATGAAAGCTGGTCAGTTTTATACAAAGCTGAACTCAAATAAAATTATTAAGAACGATGTTACAACTGGTAAAGAAGTTGAAACAATCTTAGACGGCTCTACTCTTTCTCCTCAGGTTTCTATTGGAGATTATGTATTTTCTGCTGATGAAAAACAAGTATTATTAATGACTGAGAAGGAATCTATTTACCGTAGATCTTTTAAAGCAGAATATTATGTTTATGATTTTATATCTAAGAAACTCTCTAAGCTTTCTGAAAATGGCAAACAATCTTATGCTACTTTTTCTCCTGATGGTAAGAAGGTTGCTTTTGCTAGAGAAAACAATATGTTTGTTGTAGACTTATCTTCTATGGAAGAAACTCAACTAACTACAGACGGAAAGTTTAATCACATTATTAATGGTAGTGCTGATTGGGTGTATGAAGAAGAATTCTCTATGGCGAAAGCTTTTTTCTGGGCTCCTGATAGTAAGAAAATTGCTTATCAAACTTTTAATGAGACTGAAGTACCAGAATACAATATGCAGATATGGGGTAACCTTTATCCTCAAGATTACAAATTTAAATACCCTAAAGCAGGTGAGAAAAATTCTGTAGTTTCTGTATCAATTATTGATCTTGAAAATAACAACACACACAAATCTGTTGATATAGGTAACGAAACGGACATTTATATTCCAAGAGTACAATGGACTGCTGATGCAGCTGTATTATCTATTATTAGAATGAACCGTCTTCAGAATAAATTAGAAATTCTACATGCTAATGCTACAAGTGGTGAGAGCAAAGTGGTACTTTCTGAACAAAATAAGACGTATGTAGATATGGATTATTGTGATGACCTTACTTATTTAAAAGATGGTAAGCACTTTATTTATACTTCTGAAGTGAGTGGATACAAACACATCTACTTATATACTGTTGAAGGTAAAATGGTACGCCAAATAACAAATGGCGAATGGGAAGTGAGCGAATTAGTTGGTATTAACGAAGCAAGTAAGAAAGCTGTTATTTACTATATTTCTAATGAGGTTGCTTCTTTAGATAGAGATTTCTATGCTATTGATATTTATGGTAAAAAGAAAACTCGCTTATCAACTAAAAATGGTCAGACTCATGTAAATATGAGTAATGATTTCAGTTATTATATTAGTAAACACAGTAGTTCTGAAGAAGTAGCAACAACGTCATTGTATAAAACAAAGAAAAATCAGTTGATTAAAGTTTTAGAAGACAATGCTGCTTTTAAAGAGTTAATTGCTGAATATGGATTTGTTGGAAAAGAACACTTCACATTTACTACGGAAGATGACATTGAGTTATATGGGTATATGCTAAAACCAGCAAATTTTGATGCTGCTAAGAAATACCCTGTATTAATGTTTCAGTACAGTGGTCCGGGATCTAATCAAGTTGCAAATTCTTGGGGTGGCGGAAACTTTGCATGGCATCAAATGTTAACTCAAAAAGGATACATTGTTTGTGTTGTTGATGGTAGAGGAACTGGTTCTAGAGGTAAAGAATTTAAACATTCTACATATGCTCAATTAGGAAAATTAGAAGCTCTTGATCAAATTCAGACTGCAAAATGGTTAGGAAAACAAAACTATGTTGATGCCGGAAGAATTGGTATTTGGGGATGGAGTTTTGGTGGTTACATGACCTCTTTATGTATGTTTACTGGTGCTGATTACTTTAAAATGGGTATAGCTGTAGCTCCTGTAACTACTTGGAGATATTACGATTCTATATATACTGAGCGTTATTTAAAAACTCCTCAAGATAACCCTACAGGATATGATGACAATTCTCCTATACATCATACAGATAAATTGAAAGGGAAGTTCTTATTAATTCATGGTACTGGAGATGATAATGTTCATGTTCAGAATGCTATAGACTTATCGAATGCGTTAATCAAATCTGGTAAACAATTTAATGAATTCTTCTACCCTAACCGTAATCATGGTATCTACGGAGGGAATACTAGACTTCATTTATATGTTCAAATGACAAATTTTGTGATGGATAATTTATAA